A section of the Triticum dicoccoides isolate Atlit2015 ecotype Zavitan chromosome 7A, WEW_v2.0, whole genome shotgun sequence genome encodes:
- the LOC119334758 gene encoding scarecrow-like protein 34, giving the protein MDEEFSPLSPSLFLDLPPTPPPAADVDLDFISRMLMEEDIDDKFFYQYPDQPAILDAQRPYQQIISDTTTTSSGSPNGTTSSCSPNGTTFSDGNAMSSSNAATSSSEETNNFSWPYDPLELSQLLRSPPYLDDMLFGGLVPDSPADEDTRNSFVADAPAAGFQQSPPQFKGAADGAGAFFGQNGGSPGTQSSAVLNGPAEEKEAERKPAMFSAGDGGQGGLLSAFFSNGGDMDMLNSAFLKGMEEANKFLPTNNTLLEAIPGKEKERGFIVKKEEAANGTPTSGNGRRGRKYRYEEDDLDAETARSSKLMMPDSEETGAREMFDEIMLEGYETCMRGIEELRLAMDSEAKKKNGKAARAKKSEVVDLRTMLIHCAQAVAAGDRRGATELLRQIKQHSGPTGDATQRLAHCFAEGLEARLAGTGSQVYQSLVAKRTSVVEFLKAYKLFMAACCFKKANFGFANKTILNAVAGKRRLHIVDFGVQYGLQWPGLMRWLAQRDGGPPEVRITGIDLPQPGFRPARQVEETGRRLSSCARELGVPFKFHGVAAKWDTVRGEDLRIDPDEVLVVHCQCGLRNLMDDSVAVTTSSSSPRDVVLRNIRDMKPDVFVECVANGGYGAPFFVTRFREALFFYSAHFDILDATIPRDNDERLMIERDLIGRGALNVIACEGADRVERPETYRQWQARNRRAGLRQLPLDLEVVGMVREKVREHYHKDFLIDVDHQWLLQGWKGRVLYALSTWVAADDDS; this is encoded by the coding sequence ATGGACGAGGAGTTCTCGCCGCTCTCGCCGTCCCTCTTCCTCGACCTGCCGCCCACCCCGCCCCCCGCCGCCGACGTCGACCTCGACTTCATCTCGCGCATGCTCATGGAGGAGGACATCGACGACAAGTTCTTCTACCAGTACCCCGACCAGCCCGCCATCCTCGACGCCCAGCGCCCCTACCAGCAGATCATCtccgacaccaccaccacctcttccGGCTCGCCTAACGGCACCACCTCCTCCTGCTCGCCTAACGGCACCACCTTCTCCGATGGCAACGCCATGAGCAGCAGCAACGCCGCGACGTCCTCCTCCGAGGAGACCAACAACTTCTCCTGGCCCTACGACCCGCTCGAGCTCTCGCAGCTCCTCCGCTCCCCACCTTACCTCGACGACATGCTGTTCGGCGGCCTCGTCCCCGATTCCCCCGCCGACGAGGATACCAGGAACTCGTTCGTTGCTGACGCCCCAGCTGCGGGGTTCCAGCAGAGTCCGCCGCAATTCAAGGGCGCGGCCGACGGGGCCGGCGCGTTCTTCGGCCAGAACGGCGGCAGCCCGGGCACCCAGAGTTCGGCAGTCTTAAATGGCCCGGCGGAGGAGAAGGAGGCCGAGCGGAAGCCGGCGATGTTTTCCGCTGGCGACGGCGGCCAGGGCGGGCTGCTCTCGGCCTTCTTCAGCAACGGCGGCGACATGGACATGCTCAACTCGGCCTTCCTCAAGGGCATGGAGGAGGCCAACAAGTTCTTGCCGACCAACAACACCCTCCTCGAGGCCATCCCCGGCAAGGAAAAGGAGCGCGGCTTCATCGTCAAGAAGGAGGAGGCGGCGAACGGGACACCGACGTCCGGCAATGGCCGCCGGGGCCGCAAGTACAGGTACGAGGAGGACGACCTGGACGCGGAGACCGCCAGGAGCAGCAAGCTGATGATGCCGGACAGCGAGGAGACCGGCGCGCGCGAGATGTTCGACGAAATAATGCTGGAGGGGTACGAGACGTGCATGCGAGGGATAGAGGAGCTGCGCCTCGCCATGGACAgcgaggccaagaagaagaacgggaAGGCGGCGCGCGCGAAGAAGAGCGAGGTTGTCGACCTGCGCACCATGCTCATCCACTGCGCGCAGGCCGTGGCCGCAGGCGACCGCCGGGGCGCGACCGAGCTGCTCAGGCAGATCAAGCAGCACTCCGGGCCGACGGGGGACGCCACGCAGAGGCTGGCGCACTGCTTCGCCGAGGGGCTGGAAGCGCGGCTCGCGGGCACGGGGAGCCAGGTGTACCAGTCGCTGGTGGCCAAGCGCACCTCGGTGGTGGAGTTCCTCAAGGCCTACAAGCTGTTCATGGCGGCCTGCTGCTTCAAGAAGGCCAACTTCGGGTTCGCCAACAAGACCATCCTGAACGCCGTGGCCGGGAAGCGCCGCCTGCACATCGTGGACTTCGGGGTGCAGTACGGGCTTCAATGGCCGGGCCTGATGCGGTGGCTGGCGCAGAGAGACGGCGGGCCGCCGGAGGTGAGGATCACGGGCATCGACCTCCCGCAGCCCGGGTTCCGCCCGGCCCGCCAGGTCGAGGAGACCGGCCGCCGGCTCAGCAGCTGCGCCCGCGAGCTGGGCGTGCCGTTCAAGTTCCACGGCGTGGCGGCCAAGTGGGACACCGTGCGCGGCGAGGACCTGCGCATCGACCCGGACGAGGTGCTCGTGGTGCACTGCCAGTGCGGCCTCCGGAACCTGATGGACGACAGCGTCGCGGTGACCACGAGCAGCTCCAGCCCCAGGGACGTGGTGCTGCGGAACATCCGCGACATGAAGCCCGACGTGTTCGTGGAGTGCGTGGCGAACGGCGGCTACGGCGCGCCCTTCTTCGTGACGCGGTTCAGGGAGGCGCTCTTCTTCTACTCGGCGCACTTCGACATACTGGACGCGACCATCCCGCGGGACAACGACGAGCGACTGATGATCGAGCGGGACCTCATCGGGCGGGGCGCGCTGAACGTGATCGCCTGCGAGGGCGCGGACCGGGTGGAGCGGCCGGAGACGTACCGGCAGTGGCAGGCGCGGAACCGGCGGGCGGGGCTCCGGCAGCTGCCGCTGGACCTGGAGGTGGTCGGGATGGTGAGGGAGAAGGTGAGGGAGCACTACCACAAGGACTTCCTCATCGACGTGGATCACCAGTGGCTGCTGCAGGGGTGGAAAGGCAGAGTGCTCTACGCTCTCTCCACATGGGTTGCTGCCGACGATGATAGCTAG